The sequence CGAACCCGGCCGCGACCCCGGTGATCTCCTTGGGGGAGAACCGTTCCAGGTGCAGCTCGAGGTGCGGCAGGGCGGCGCACGCCGCCTCGGCGGCGGCCAGCAGCGGCTCGGGTCCGCAGCAGTAGACCGCGGTGCCGGCGGCCGCGGTGCCCAGCACCCCGGGGACGTCGGGCAGGCCGGCCCGGTCCCGCGGCCACAGCACCACCCGGTCGCCGTACTCCTCCCGCAGCTGCGCGGCGAAGGCCATCGACGAGTGCGACCGGCCGCCGTAGAGCAGCTGCCAGCCGGCCCCGGCCGCGTCGGCCGCCGCCACCATCGGCAGGAGCGGGGTGATGCCGATCCCGCCCGCGAGGAACAGGTATCGCTCGGCCGGCACGAACGGGAAGTTGTTGCGGGGCCCGCGGATCCGGACCCGGTCGCCCGGGAGCAGCGAGTCGTGCACGAAGGCCGATCCTCCGCGCCCGGCGGGCTCGCGCAGCACGGCGACTTCCAGCACCGAGCGGTCGGCGGGGTCGCCGCACAGGGAGTACTGGCGGACGATGTCCGGGCGCAGCAGCAGGTCCACGTGGGCGCCCGGCGCCCACGGCGGCAGCTGGTCACCCGCGGGGTGGCGGAACACCAGCCGGACGACGCCGTCGGCGATCGTTTCCTTGTGCGCCAGCAGCACTTCGAGGTCGAGGTCGGCCGAAGGAAGGGTGTTGACGGTCATGGCTCTCCCGGTTGTCCGCGTCGGTTCGCCCACCAAGTCAAACCAGCACCGGAAACAGCGGCGTAGCTGAGAAATGAATTCCGTGTATCGCCGTTTTCACGGCACGCGAAAGGAGTGGTGAAGTTTTCCATGACCTCACTTCGGCTCTGTTGTCAAATACTACTCATCGAAGGCGACGGCGCAAGAAGCACCTATTCCGGTTTCGAAATCTCAGCTGAGCGCGAAGCGCACTGACAGCCGGCCGTCCCTCGGCTCGGGCCAGGTCCGCAGCAGTTCGTCGTGTTCGACGGGCCATTCGCAGACGACGAGGTTGAGTCCCCGGCCGAACTGGCCGGTCAGCCGCGTCAGGAACTCCTCCGCCCGTCGCTCGTCGAACGGCCCCCGCTGCGCCAGGAAGAACACCATTCCCCGGCGCGACAGGGCGAGCAGCAGGTTGACGTCGCCGTAGTAGTCGCGGAATCCCGTCAGCAGGTTCTGCCGGCCCGCGACCGGGCCGCGCGGCGCACTGGCCGGCCGGCGCGGCAACGTCCAGGCCAGCCAGAGGGTTTCGGCGTCGGGGAGCCATTCGTTGCCGGACCGGGGTTCGCGCGGCCGTCCCGACAGCACCCGCCCGCGCCGCATCTCCAGCAACCGGTCCTCCTCCACCAGTCCCCAGCGGGTCAGGTACTGCGACACGGTCGGCGAGCTGATCAGGATGCCGAACTCGCGGCGGACCAGCTGGGAAATCGCCTGCCGCGTCCACAGCCGCTGCGGCAGCCCGCACAGCTCGGGCGGGCCCGCCACGATCGTCCGCACGACCCACGCCTGCTGCGCGGCCGACAGCGCGAACTGCTCACCGGGCCGCCGTCCCCGCCGCCGCGGCCGGAACGCCTCGTCGCCCTGGCGCTGGTAGGCGGCGACCCACGCGCCGACGGTCTTGCGCGAGACCCCGAACAAGCGGGCGACCTCCGCCCGCGTCACGCCCGCTTCGACGGCCGCGACCGCCCGCCGCCGGAGCGCTTCCAGTGCGTCCGCGGAGAGACTGCGCGCATCACGATCGGTCACGGTCAAGTCCCGGATGGTGGCAGCCGCGCTGGTCATGAGGACCTTCCTTTCGTGAACGGGATGTCACCACTCGTCCCTTCTGCGAAGGTCGCCGTAACCGTGGAGTAACGGAGCTTCGCGGCCGGCGGGATCAGCGGGAGCGGTGGTGGCCCCAGCGCCGCACCAGCTGGGCGCTCACCGCGGCCAGCAGCAGGATTCCGGTCAGTGCCGGCCAGGACAGTTCGTCGCCCTGCGGCGCGGCCAGTGCCTCGCCCGAGCCGGCCGCGCGCCGGGCGTCGAGCACCACGGGGGCCTCGCTGCCCGCCTGCGGCATCCCCGAGCCGCCGGGCACCGGGACGGTGTTCCCCGGCAGCTGCCCCGGGATCGGGGTGCCGAACACCGCGCCGCCGTCCGACGTCGACCCCGGCACGGCCGCGACCGTCCACTGCCGGCCCGCGACGGGCGTGCCACCGCCCGGCAAGCTACCGGCCGCGCCGGGTGGCGCGGGATTCGCCGGCGCGGTCGGTGCGGAGCCCGGGGGCGTGCCCGGGGCCTGGCCGCGCACGAGGATGCCGCACAGCGACGCGAGCGAACCGCGCACGGTCGACACCAGCGGCGCGAGGACCGGTGCGAGCACGGGGAGCTCGCCGAGGCGCGTGACGACCGCGTCGGCGATCCGCGTCCCCGGGATCTCCGCTTCGCCCGCCGGGACGGTTCCCACCGGGATCGGCGCGGTGCCGGCCCAGAGCGACCGGAAGGTTCCGGTCAGCAGGTTCAGCGGGTCCAGGCCGGCCAGCGCGGACACCAGCGGCTCGGTGACCGACGCGGGGGCCAGCGCCACCTGCTCGCCCGGCACGCCGGTCACCGTGGCCGAGCAGCCCACGACCGTGCCTTCGGCCGCGGTCGCGGGTGTCGCGCTCAGCAAAGCGAGCGCGGCCACGCCCGCGGTGAGAAATGGTGTCGTTTGCAAGTGCCGCCTCCTCGGGCGCCGGACTCTTGGCCCGGTCTCAGGTATTCGCGGTCTCGATGTGCCAGGCTGGGAAAACCCGGCGACGGCATCGTGACAGCTTCACCGCTTTCTTGACCAGCAGGGCGAAAACGAGCAGGAGGTTTCGTTGCGGCTGTGTTGCCGTCGCCGAACACAGGCCTCCTACCAGGACTTATGGACATTTCCACGGAATGCCGCCCGAGTCGGCGCGGCGGCCGCGGCGGGCAAATACCGGACACTCCGGTGGCGGGGCGGGTGAGGTGGTGATCAAGGCGGGTGTAACCCTTTCAATGCGAACACGGCACTTCTTTCCGGCGAAATCACCGGGCGTGATCGGGAAACCGGGTATTTGTTTACGGCGGGGTAACACGTGGTGGGCGCAGGAAAAACCGCCGATCCGGATTCCGGATCGGCGGTCGCGGGGAGGCGGGTTCAGCTGGGGAGGACCCGGTCCCGGCCGGGTACCTCGCCGTCGTCGAGCAGCGCCGCGTGGGCGGCGGGCCAGTCGTGCGGGACCAGCCGGACGTCGCGGCCGCACTGGATCCGCAGCCGGCGCCGGAACTCGGCGATGCCGGTGAAAGGCGTTGCCGAGACGAGGAAGTGCAACGTGCCGCGGCCGCTCACCGCGACCAAGGCGTGCAACGCGCCGGTGTCCGTTGGCGAGCGCGGGCGGGTCCAGGTCAGCAGCAGCGTGCCCGGCGGGCAGCCGGGGCGCTGGGAGAACATGCCGTCGCGGCCGGTCAGTTCCCAGCGGAGCAGGTACTTGTCGATCGTCGTCCCGGCCAGCGCGAGGTCGCATTCCCGCGCGATCAGCTCGGCGACGGCTTTGCGCGTCCACACCAGCCACGGCAGCCCGGCTTCGTCCGGGGGCCCGGCGGCCAGGACGTCGACCACCCGGCCCTGCTGGGCCGCGGACAGGACCAGTTGCTCCCCGGCCCGGCGGCCGCGGGGCCGGGGGCGCAGTGTCGATTCGCCCCCGGACTCGTAGGCTCGCACCCAGGAGCCGACCGCTTTCCTGGACACGCCGAACATGCTCGCGACCCTGGTCTGCGACAGCCCCGAGCCGACCGCGGCCACGGCTTGGCGCCGAAGCTGTTCCAACGCGTCCGTCGGCAGGCTCCGGGCGCCCGGGCCCCGCTGAACGTCCACCATCGCCACCTCATCCGAATTCGTCGGGCTGAAGCTTTTCCTCGAGCAAGGACCTCGGACCGTCTGCCGGCGGGCCGTCGTCTCCCTTCGTGGGTTCCGACCGGACCATCGCGGGTACAGCCGGATGGCGGAACGGAGATCGTGTCCGGCCAATGGTGCGGAACCACATGACGGATGGATGACACCGGCGTTGCCAGCTCTTTACCGAAAGTTCTTCCCGATCGGGAAGCGCGGTGATCTGCCCTGCGTCAGGGCCAAAAGCGGTGTGGCTGCCGGAAATACGTGCCACGCGTCCGCCGTGGGCCGGCGTGCCGCGACGCCCGTCTGCCCACTACAGCCTAACAATGCCGGCCCGCTTGTCACCCGATCGAGTGAGTCACGTATTTGCCTGGCTGTCCCCGCTCTTGACTTCGGGTCGGCGGGTTGGCGCGCGCGGACCTGCCGCGGGGAAGACTGTTGGCGTGCCGCGTGCGGGACGACTGGTGGACGCGCGTCCACTGGCGGGTCCGGCCCTTGCTCGCCGACCTGGCTCGTGAATACCCGGACGGACATTTCTCTCCGCCCGGAGGTGGCATGCTGTTGCTTCTTTCGGACGGCGTCGCTGTCGCGGGTGGCGCATTCCAGCACTACGACGGGGAAACGGCCGAACTCAAGCGGATCTGGACCGACCGCGCGCACCGGGGGCGCGGGTTTGCCCGCCGGGTCGTTGCCGAGCTGGAGGCGGAAGCCGCCGGGCGGGGCTA is a genomic window of Amycolatopsis lexingtonensis containing:
- a CDS encoding helix-turn-helix domain-containing protein, with the protein product MTSAAATIRDLTVTDRDARSLSADALEALRRRAVAAVEAGVTRAEVARLFGVSRKTVGAWVAAYQRQGDEAFRPRRRGRRPGEQFALSAAQQAWVVRTIVAGPPELCGLPQRLWTRQAISQLVRREFGILISSPTVSQYLTRWGLVEEDRLLEMRRGRVLSGRPREPRSGNEWLPDAETLWLAWTLPRRPASAPRGPVAGRQNLLTGFRDYYGDVNLLLALSRRGMVFFLAQRGPFDERRAEEFLTRLTGQFGRGLNLVVCEWPVEHDELLRTWPEPRDGRLSVRFALS
- a CDS encoding helix-turn-helix domain-containing protein, which translates into the protein MDVQRGPGARSLPTDALEQLRRQAVAAVGSGLSQTRVASMFGVSRKAVGSWVRAYESGGESTLRPRPRGRRAGEQLVLSAAQQGRVVDVLAAGPPDEAGLPWLVWTRKAVAELIARECDLALAGTTIDKYLLRWELTGRDGMFSQRPGCPPGTLLLTWTRPRSPTDTGALHALVAVSGRGTLHFLVSATPFTGIAEFRRRLRIQCGRDVRLVPHDWPAAHAALLDDGEVPGRDRVLPS
- a CDS encoding PDR/VanB family oxidoreductase, which translates into the protein MTVNTLPSADLDLEVLLAHKETIADGVVRLVFRHPAGDQLPPWAPGAHVDLLLRPDIVRQYSLCGDPADRSVLEVAVLREPAGRGGSAFVHDSLLPGDRVRIRGPRNNFPFVPAERYLFLAGGIGITPLLPMVAAADAAGAGWQLLYGGRSHSSMAFAAQLREEYGDRVVLWPRDRAGLPDVPGVLGTAAAGTAVYCCGPEPLLAAAEAACAALPHLELHLERFSPKEITGVAAGFDVEFARSGLTLPVPADRSILEVAEDAGVPVLSSCREGTCGTCETPVLAGLPDHRDSLLTDEEQAANETMMICVSRSCGRKLVLDL